The following are encoded in a window of Rosa chinensis cultivar Old Blush chromosome 4, RchiOBHm-V2, whole genome shotgun sequence genomic DNA:
- the LOC112197011 gene encoding uncharacterized protein LOC112197011, with amino-acid sequence MMRARLLWFALGFSSTGAAISHLIWRDLIVDRTALSSDVMRKFAALESRIVNLEHSYQNPNPAAQAED; translated from the exons atgatgagagCTCGTTTGCTCTGGTTCGCTCTCGGCTTCTCCTCCACCGGAGCTGCAATTTCTCACCTTATTTGGAGAGATCTTATTGTCGACCGCACCGCTCTTTCCTCTGAT GTGATGCGAAAGTTTGCTGCTCTTGAAAGCAGAATCGTGAACCTGGAGCATTCTTATCAGAATCCCAATCCGGCTGCTCAG